The nucleotide sequence ATGCCTCTGCCATCGGCAATGCCCGCCACATGCAGGCGCTAGCAAGCAGCAGCAAGTAGCCGCCCTGCTTACCAAGCCGCAGTGTGCAAGCCGGGCCTACAACCTACCGGAGTAGGCTGCGTTATCAGGTACATGAGCCGGGCATTTACCAAAGAAGACGATTCGCTAGAAGCACCTATTATTCCGCCCCGGCCGGCATTGCCGCCGGGCACGCCCAACTACGTGACGCCGCAGGGGTTAGAGCAGTTGCGCGCAGAATTGGCTGGCCTGGAAGCAGAGCGCACCCAAGCCAGCCACCGCGAAAACGAAGCCGACAGAACCCGGCAGCTCACCGTTCTTAATGCCCGCATCACGGCCCTGAACCACCGCATTGCCACCGCGAAAGTGGTGAACCCCGCCAACCAATCCCCCGACGAAATTCGGTTTGGAGCCACCGTGGTGTTGCGGACCCGTAGTGGCGGCACGCCGGGGTTCGAGCGGCGCTTCAGTGTGGTTGGCGTCGATGAGGCGTCAGTAATGGAGGGCAAAGTGGCCTTTGTAGCGCCTATGGCACGGGCTATAGCGGGGGCCCGCCTAGGCGAAACCGTCACGTTGCGCCTCGGTCCGAAAGAAGAAACGGTGGAGGTGGTTGCCATAGCGTACGAGGAGTAGCTACAGGTGCTGCGCTCACTTTCAACTTCGCTTGGGCACGCTTGCGTTCCTAGAACAGGCGTGGTGTTAGTAGCCCCGGCTTAGCTCCACTTCATTTTCCAACGGTTCGCCTTGGGCCAGATGCCTCAGGTTGCGCAGCAGGATATCCACTTTGCCTTCGTCTTCGCCGGGTTGGCCGCCGCCGCTGTGCTGCGTGAGTACCACGTTGGGTAGTTGCCAGAGCGGATTGTCGAGCGGCAGGGGTTCTTGGGCAGTTACGTCGAGGATGGCACCTGCTAGGCGCCCGGCCTGCAACGCGGCTATCAGGGCTGGCTCGTCGGTGGTGTTGCCGCGCCCTACGCTGGCGTACAGGCTACCAGATGACATGGCCTGCACCAACTCCGCCGAAAAAAAGTTTTCGGCGCTGCCTGGTAGGCAGTTCACTACAATGTCGGTTTCGGGCAAGACAGCCAGTAATTCCTCTTTGGTATGCAACTGTGCTTTCGGGTCGGTGCGGGCCAGAAACTGCACCGCACACGCGAAGCCGGTGAGCTGTTGCGCCACCGCTTGCCCAATAGCCCCACTGCCCAGAATAACCACGCGCTTCCCACGCAACAGGCCCAGTTGTTCGCGGATAGGAGCACCCACCCATTTCTTTTGCTCTTGCAACACCGCCAGTTCCGGAATATGCCGGTACCAACCCAAGATGCCAGCTACCATCGTCTCGGCGCAGGGCCAGGCAAAAAAGTCGCCTATGTTGGCCACCTGGGCTTGCGTACGCACCTGCTGGTACCGCTCGATGCCGGCTGAATCTATTTGCCAGAACTGAAGCGCCTGAGCCGGGGTGTCCGTGAACCACTGTACGGGTGGGTTGCCCAGCAGTACATCTGCCGCCTGGAAAGCAGCGGCTTGTTCGGCTTCGGGCAGGTCTTGGCGGAAGGTGGTGGTAGTGCCAGCAGGAAGCTCCCGGAGGAGGTAGTGGCGCGCGTTGTCGTTGAGCGAAGGGTAAACGAATAGGTGCATAGTGCACATACTACCCAAAGTAGCTGCAAGGTTGCGCGGCCGCGTGCAACAAGTGCCACGCCAGCAACCAACAAAAAGCCCCGCGCCAAGCGACACGGGGTTTTCAACAAACCAATACTATTGGTCTTTAGTCTTTTCTAGAGTACTGCTGATAGCGGACGGGGTCCTTTTTCTTGTCTTTCTTGCGGCCGATAAGGGCGCCACCTACTGCTCCGGCAGCCCCACCAACTACGGCCCCGGTTCCCCGGTCGCCTTTACCGGCAATAACGGCGCCAGCTACGGCACCAGTGCCACCGCCAATAGCGGCTCCTTTGGCTTTCTTGCTCCAGCCCTTTCTGGTAGCGGTTTGAGCTGCTGCCTCAGGAGCAGCTAAAGTGCCACCCAACATCAGTGCGGCGGACAACATAGTTACATATATCTTGAACGTTTTCATGGTGTGTAATTTTAGTGTGAGCGAGGTAAGCTGAACTGTATCCTGAAACGCAAGGTGCTGAAATGAGGTTGTACTCAAGTCATAATATTGTACAGAAAATAACTGGAATAGTGTTACAAGCAAGCTGGACGGGGTATGTGTCTCGTGGCGGGCAACCTGCCGTGCAGTACCGGCAAAAAAATACCCCCAAGCATTTTGCCCGGGGGTAGGTAAGAACAAGTGGCTACCAGCTACTTGGCCACTGACTGGTCAGTAGTAGACGACGAGGAGGCTTGCGAGGTAGTGGGCGTGCTGGTCAGGTGAGTTTCCAGCCAGGTGTTCATCTCCCGCAGTGCCTGCATGGTAGCTTCCCGGGTGGCATAGCCATTCGAGCCAGCTAGTGGCGCTACGTATTGCACCACGCTGCCTTGGCCTTTCAGCACGTTGTAGAACCGT is from Hymenobacter tibetensis and encodes:
- a CDS encoding GreA/GreB family elongation factor, whose protein sequence is MSRAFTKEDDSLEAPIIPPRPALPPGTPNYVTPQGLEQLRAELAGLEAERTQASHRENEADRTRQLTVLNARITALNHRIATAKVVNPANQSPDEIRFGATVVLRTRSGGTPGFERRFSVVGVDEASVMEGKVAFVAPMARAIAGARLGETVTLRLGPKEETVEVVAIAYEE
- a CDS encoding D-2-hydroxyacid dehydrogenase, with protein sequence MHLFVYPSLNDNARHYLLRELPAGTTTTFRQDLPEAEQAAAFQAADVLLGNPPVQWFTDTPAQALQFWQIDSAGIERYQQVRTQAQVANIGDFFAWPCAETMVAGILGWYRHIPELAVLQEQKKWVGAPIREQLGLLRGKRVVILGSGAIGQAVAQQLTGFACAVQFLARTDPKAQLHTKEELLAVLPETDIVVNCLPGSAENFFSAELVQAMSSGSLYASVGRGNTTDEPALIAALQAGRLAGAILDVTAQEPLPLDNPLWQLPNVVLTQHSGGGQPGEDEGKVDILLRNLRHLAQGEPLENEVELSRGY
- a CDS encoding YMGG-like glycine zipper-containing protein, which produces MKTFKIYVTMLSAALMLGGTLAAPEAAAQTATRKGWSKKAKGAAIGGGTGAVAGAVIAGKGDRGTGAVVGGAAGAVGGALIGRKKDKKKDPVRYQQYSRKD